The Jaculus jaculus isolate mJacJac1 chromosome 3, mJacJac1.mat.Y.cur, whole genome shotgun sequence genome includes the window tacaatttatttaccagcggctagaggtaataaaacctcatcaggtcgagatatcacaggctgacaactcagaaattaagttcctcagatgacccactgccacctcccctgccctccatgtgaccaacgacgggtaagatcccccggggggacaacctaagacaggccgtggagtggctcagtgagctaaacacctggtactcaatgacgggtaagatccccagagggggacaacctaagacaggggccatggtgactaatgctcttacaaaaacaaaaggggaagatgttgggccctgaaaggcctaggcgtgaggcctagtggaacttcctgagcctagctaaagtttggcgacctgtctctggccagctatgactcagcaggatgcctaagggcttctggcctgctacttcctcatggtaattgtaattaccatttcaatagttaaagtttactattggcccttacctcttctcccaccctaaaatccccgccttcatccccaacatgatataggcaactgctcagagtaataaagcgagttgttcctgcattgcaaagactcccgactcagtgtggtttttctccggtggccaggagaggttctgagtcgtccaacgctcatcatcccctcaacccctagggaggaaccagcaggcctggtccttccctcggcactacctgtgcgggaaggagccccgcaggaTGGGATAAatgtgagaaaaagagacaaaaaaaggCTTCTTTCATATTCCTAATATGGATATCTATATCAGAATTCACCATCTCTAGAAGGTctattttgggggctgaagaaTTAGCTCAGTGGTTAGACTCACTggcttgtaaaacctgccagtCTGGACTGGACTAAGGggaccaagtttgattctcaagtacccatgtaaagccaggtgctcaaagtggtacacgctggagttcatttgcagtggcaaaagactctctctctctctctttgtttctctctctctctctgtttagaaataaatgaaaatattttaatctattttttagtTATTCTCCTGAGAGCCCCTTTGACACCCTTGTTCCTCAGGCTATAAATGATGGGGTTCAGCATGGGAGTCACTGCTGAGTAAAACACAGAAATCATTTTGTCCCCTTCATTCATTATCTTAGAGTTTGGTCTCATGTAGGCAAATATTGCAGACCCATAGAAGAGGCCAACAACAATGAGATGAGACCCACAGGTGGAGAAGACCTTGAGCCTCCCCTCTCCATACTGCATCTGGATCACCGTGGAGATGATATTCCAGTAGGAGATGAGGATGAGGGAGACAGGTGCCAGGAGTATGACCACGCCCATTGCAAAGATGGCCATTTCTGTGCTGTAAGTGTCTGCTGAAGCCAGCTTCAGGAGGGCAGGTGGTTCACAGAAAAAACGGTTTATGATGTTGTTTCCTCGGTAAGGAAGACACAATGTGAATGTGGTGTCCACCAGAGACACAAATGCTCCACTGGCCCAGGACCCAGCAGCCAGCTGGACACAAACCCCGTGTGTCATGATGGTGGAGTAGTGCAGCGGCTTGCAGACAGCCACATACTGGTCGTAGGACATCACAGCTAGGAGGGCACACTCTGTACAGCCAACCAGGAGTAAGATGACCATTTGTACTGAGCATCCAGCCAAGGAAATGGTCTTCCTCTTCACCAGGAAGTGGACCAGCACCTGGGGGACTGTGGTGGTGGAAAAGCAAAGATCAGCAAAGGACAGGTTTCTGAGGAAAAAGTACATGGGTGTGTGGAGCCTGGAGTCAGTGAGGATGAGCACAATGATCAGCAGGTTCCCCAGCACGGTGAGCAGGTAGATGgccaggaagaggaagaagaggaggagctgGGTGTGTGGGTCCTGTGAGAGGCCCAGGAAGATGAATTCTGTCACTGAGGTGTGGTTCTCCTCTCCCATGAATGGTTATTCCTGTTGGTAGAATACCATCCAAATAATTAGCACATAAACAAGTCATTTCTGCACATCAACTATTGAACTATAAATTGAAAACCAAATTGTCTAATTGTCTTTTCCCAGTAATCTGCTGATTTGAAGTGATATTTAATTCTTCTCttcttggatgtgtgtgtgtgtgtgagtgtgtgtgtgtgaaagataGTATCTATGGACATGAGTGTACAATGGCACGTCTGCGGAGGTCAAAGTACAATATCAGGATGTTTGCCTTCACCCTCAGTAGGTGGTGTTTAACTTCCCAAGGCAAAGTGTTCTTGCAGAACACCCTGTGAGTCTCCTGACACTATGTTTTGAGGAGAAACACCTTTACCTGATCCCAGAATTCTGGAAACAGTGATTGTGGTGCTTTTTCTACAGCTGTTAGGGAGGTCTTGTAGGCATCTATTAGCCCCAAGTTAGCCAAATTGCCTCCTGCTTCTGAGATAAGGAGGTTGCTACTTACTTTGTTTTTGTATAACCCATTATCTGTATAAACTCTGCACAAACCCTGCACACTGAGCTGTTCTAATAAAAATCTTGCTGAGTGCTGATGTTGGCActcgttttttttttaagagagagagagaattgacatgccagggcctcagtaaAACtcgatgcttatgccacctagtgtgcatgtgcgaccttgcatttgcctcacctttgtgcatggggctaggtggggtctggagagtcaaacatgtgtccttaggcttctaaggcaagtgcttgaaccactaaactatctctccagccctgattttggcACTCTTAAGCAAGTGGGCACAGTTTGGAGTCCCTTGGCTCTATTGACTAGCCACAGTCTCAGTTTCagttccttggcagccatcattCAGGACCTGAAATAAGTTCAATTGTTGCCAGCACATGATGCCAACATTCtttcaccttatttgaggcaggttctctcttGTTCTGCCTCTGTAAACACTGGCCCATGAGATTTGGGATTCACCTGACTCTGGATGCCTTAGCTATGGGCTGTTtgagatgacaggtgtgtgtctgactttatatgggttctggggacctgacGTGTATGCCAGACCTGAGAAGAAAGCACTTTTATCTGCTTAGTCTTCTTCCCAGTTATTCTTCTTGGATGGTTAAAAGCATCAATAAGAATCATTCTGAGTGTTAAGTGTGAACCATTCTAGGCTTGATGACCTAATAGTTGTTAGAAGACTAAAGTACCACTTACAGTGCATCTAGTGTTGATGTGGTTTACAAGTAAGCAAATTGAAGCAGATTTCACCCCATTACAATTTTAGCTTATAAACTTTCATCACATTTATGAaggctgctttttaaaattatatttacaggCCGGGAAGTTGACTCAGCTGTTAAAATAAAATTGCTTGGTTGCAAAGACTGcttgtctgggtttgattctccaatacccatataaagccagactctcaaagtgatgcatgtgtctggatttcatttatggtggcaagaggccctgacatgcctatggacactctctcaaataaatatgttatttaaaaataaataaaattatatttacaatAGAATCCTAAAGAACAGGAGGTTTCTGTGGGCCTTTCCTTTGTCAAAATTTCCTATTGCTTATTTTCAATTTGAAGAGGAAGCTGAGGAACAACTTGAAAAATACCTcaagctggagaaattgcttagtggttaaggcacttgcctgcaaagccaaaggacccaggttcaattccccaggatccacattagccagatgcacacggtggcacatgtgtctggagtttgtttgcaggggctggagaccttggtgcacctgttctctttttatttgtctttctcactctctagctctttctctctctcaactaaataaatgcaaacaaaatttaaaaataattacctcCTCAATGGTTTCTCCACTATGACAGGTCAGAGCAGGGGTTTAAGGAGGCAGCCTAGCTCACCAATCAGCATTTGGGCACTAAATCTCTTTGGCTGAATTATTGCTTTGGCCTGTCTGGCTGATGTGTGTGACTAACAGTAAATGACTTTGCTTTCCCATGCCAAGATTTGCTCAGTTGCAATTTAATTATATAGATTACTGATATCTAATTATGTTTGCATAAAAAAGATTCTACCAAACATAAACCATTTAAAGAATTCAGGATGATACATGAAGGTAGCTTACAATTACATAGTATGTTACTACAGTGATGGGTTCATGATATAAACCCCACTCTCATTGTGAAGTAACGAAACTAACTGTTTCGATGGAATTTAGTAACATatggctgtgtgtttgaggctgaCAACTATCACATTAATTATTTTACCCTTTATAGTCATGTGTTCTTTGTGCATCCACTGGGTTTAAAATGCTGTTGCTAGCAAAATTTAAAGTTCAAATGTgataaaagagaatgaaaaactTTTAAGTGTGTGGTGAGGTACAAAGGCAAGCATTAATCAATTTATTCTCTCTGAATTTTggaaagtatttttatgttttttttttttttttttaggtagggtctccctgtagcccaggctgacctagaaatcactgtagttccaagctggcctcaaactcactgcaatactccttaaaagcatgagccaccatggataaccattatttgtTTATGTTATGGAAAATTTCAAGTAAAGACAAAGCTAGTACAACAAAATTATAATTACCACTGAGATTCTAATATGCTAATTAATCAATTTTGGTCAAATTATCAAATAATGACAAAAATCTACCTATAaccatataaaaaatattttcactgaaaTTCTAAAAGAGAAATTAGCAATGTGATATTTGTCTCCttcaaagttaaaaaattaatatataaaaatgaggATTCTTGGAAAAATTGTTATTGTATCATAGCAAAATAGTTTGTATAGATGGCTTGTCACTCTCACTGCACAGAAAATACTCTAAATAATTGTTACCTTGGGAAGCAAGATTCTTATGGTAATAGGTCAAAGGACTAAAGATATGCTTTCTTGcttatgtgtgtttcttgttttctttaacaAGTTAGCTCTTATTTtctaagtaaaaaaagaaaatacttctaCTGTTTAAGATGAAAGGAATTATAACAGGATACAGACTATATTAAtggtaacaataacaataatgttTGAGAATAGAGAGAAAATCACATATTATGGGTCAGAATGGAAATAAGAATTAATAGAAGCTACCTAAAAATTAGGtgaagttaaataaataatttaaataattaaataatttaaataatgtttaaataatttattatagaGTAAACATATTCGAGATGTGTGTCCAGGTCTAGGTACTACTCATAAGAACACATATTTAAATAGCCTTAAACATTGAAAAATAAGGTCCATTACTCATTATATAGTGAGACAGAAGACTTGTTTATACCTGGCTACAAAATGAAATCTAAACTAAAACCTTTGTGATATATAACAGACAAACATCTTAAATCTATTCCTAttcacagaataaaaattaaaagcaaacaacAGCATAGAACTTAATGTGCAAAGCAGATCAGTCATGTGTGTTTTTAGTAtagaaatcataacaaattaatAAGGCAATAAATCACTTCTCCCCCATCCAATAGCTAATATTCTTGGTCTTAGCACCATTCTTTTAATCACTACACATGCTTCCCCTTTTCCAAAACCTGATAgcattgttcagtggttaaagccacttacTTGCAAAGGTTACTTGCCTaggctcagttcctcagcacccatgtaaagccagacatggcatatacatctgtgatcccagcactcctatGACAGTGGGGACAGAGCCAGTGGAATCCACGGCTCACAGGTCAGACTCATTTGCAGGGATTAAGGAAATTCTCTCATGGAAAAGCGGAGCACAGAAAACTTTattgttgtcctctgacctccatacacgtCATAGTGTACAGTGAtctccctggcacacccacaaattaattattttttgtttatttattttaaaagtaatttgggTTTCTGTAACTAGCATATTTCACTTTACACAATATCCTTAATGTTCATAAATATTATTGCAAATGACAAGATTCCTTCTTATTTTCTCCCTGAGGATGAATAGTATTCTACCTGGCCTCAGCTGATGCCTTTAAAAATCACTAATAGGAGTGGATGGCATCAAACATTATATATGcctatgataaagtttaatttataagttaggctaatagataaaaataactaataatataATATCAACCATAACAATAAATTGTAATAAAGATATAAGAATGGGAACTTAGGCTGAagacatgactcagcagttaaaattctTGCttgccctggtttgattccccagtacccacttaaagctagctgcacaaagtagccatgcatctagaatttgtttgaggtggctagaggttctggtgcacccattcattctctctctctctctctctctctctctctctctctctctccttctctgcttgcagataaatagaaataaggaagaatgtggactctgtAAATATGTCACACTGCACAAAGGAAGAGTGAAGCTCCCCGCAGATGGAAAGCCACTGTACAGAATTGTTTTCACCTCTTCCCTcaccttttattttcaaattcagCCAAATATACCACACTACTCCTAAAGTTCAGAGACTTTCACTAGAATATTCTTATCCTTTAGTCTTATTTCCCCAGATGACTGCCTAGGGTCAACTTTAATGAGCCCTCTTTTCCAAGTACTCAATAAAATAGAGATGCCCCTTATCATCACAAAGCCcagcaacaattttttttttcatatacctGTTTTCACATTGTCTTCTAAGGACCTGCTCACCTCCTCCTGGACTGGATTTCTACTTCACTGTTATAAacagtcatttttttctatttatttttcaataacaCCTGACACAAAATACAAGTGTAATAAAAGTTAGTTAAATGAAAAGGTAAACAAACTCATGGAAACACTTTCAAGCTCACATATTCACTATAAGCACTGTAAGCACTATATAAGCAAGAGAAGAGACTATGTGGCCTACTGAGACCTCAAACTTTGATTCGAGTTTAGGAAGGTCTCcactggccaggagtggtggtgcacacctttaacaccagcaattgggaggcagagggaggaggatcaccatgaatttgaggccaccctaagactacataactaattctaggttatcctgggccagagtgaaaccctgcctcaaaaaaacataaataaataaataaacaagcaaaagaatGGTCTCAACTTAGGAACATGCAGGATGGATCATCAAATTAAAGAAAACCTGTGAACTCATTGTCAGCTATGACTCAGGACGGAATAACGTTTCCATTTTCCTAAGGACAGAGACTGAAGCAGTATGCTTGTGGCCATTCATGGAACCTAACTTCACTCATTACTCACATGTTTCTCCAGGACAGGAGGCTCAGGTTGTATCCTGGTCCTGCCTGCTCCCATCCTTCAACTTCAAATGCCTAAGGAGAACAAGAAAGAACCAGAAAGCTGCGCTCCCGGACAACAAGAGGTAGAGGAGAATCTGGCAGCTTAGCTTTCAGAGCTAAGAAGAGGTAGTGAGTGTTCACGGTCTTCACAGCTGCTCTGGTACCTTCAGTCAAGAGCAGCCTCAGAACAGGATGCGTGAAAGCCATCTGCAACATCTAGAAGTCAggtgtgaaagagagagtgacagagaacaaAGGCAAAACCCTCTTCCTCCATAAACAGAAGCAAGGCTCAGACTCCTTGGAAGGAGAACATCTGATTCACTCTCACCTGGAGTGCCGGCGGGTGTGACACAGGACACTGAGGGCAGTGACAGGAGTGTCTGACAAATGAAGAAAGGTGAGTTGTCAGGTGTCTGGGAGTCTTATTCTACTAGAtaacccccctccctccccccgc containing:
- the LOC101602949 gene encoding olfactory receptor 2D3-like: MGEENHTSVTEFIFLGLSQDPHTQLLLFFLFLAIYLLTVLGNLLIIVLILTDSRLHTPMYFFLRNLSFADLCFSTTTVPQVLVHFLVKRKTISLAGCSVQMVILLLVGCTECALLAVMSYDQYVAVCKPLHYSTIMTHGVCVQLAAGSWASGAFVSLVDTTFTLCLPYRGNNIINRFFCEPPALLKLASADTYSTEMAIFAMGVVILLAPVSLILISYWNIISTVIQMQYGEGRLKVFSTCGSHLIVVGLFYGSAIFAYMRPNSKIMNEGDKMISVFYSAVTPMLNPIIYSLRNKGVKGALRRITKK